The following are encoded together in the Ancylothrix sp. D3o genome:
- a CDS encoding Uma2 family endonuclease yields the protein MQECTRGLTLKRFENAHAPQTSATGTEEQWQELKAEKTKSAVLRKPALLVVEIVSPGSKKTDYQAKLQEYAEQKAGEYWIVDLKAGVVSVLVLQADTYERLEYRDSEVIISPTFPEFRLSAYRILSA from the coding sequence ATGCAGGAGTGTACACGGGGGTTAACCCTGAAACGGTTCGAGAACGCTCACGCACCCCAGACATCTGCGACTGGGACTGAGGAGCAATGGCAGGAGCTAAAGGCAGAGAAGACGAAATCAGCGGTTTTAAGAAAGCCGGCTTTGTTGGTGGTAGAGATCGTTAGTCCTGGTTCAAAAAAGACAGACTATCAAGCCAAGCTGCAAGAGTATGCGGAACAGAAGGCCGGGGAGTATTGGATTGTGGATCTAAAAGCCGGTGTGGTTTCAGTGCTGGTGTTGCAGGCGGATACTTACGAGAGATTGGAGTACCGCGATTCAGAAGTTATTATTTCCCCCACATTTCCAGAGTTTAGACTGTCAGC
- a CDS encoding ATP-binding protein, translating into MSEFGGLDRLRSALNSVVFRYSTVAQKLGLPLPKGWLMVGPPGTGKTFAAGVCAAKLKVPLVIVDVGAMVAGGVVYVEELLRRVEALGRSVLYFDEFDKLFSANSGDLTGEAATSIQILGKLLTWLQDKTSETFVIATLNRLAALPPELTRKGRFDDIFYVGFPQAIERKQIIELHAARFDRRFKNSSPLSDKEWKILLNRTLNFVGAELAGMVEAAATRKSEKVFNLLAQLQLQPSPELMTELEGSVSEDVFLDIQRALKESREVLSTLLLLQGCLKLNLQDFLHERELITPLFVRDTDRILAMENSARYVAQPASSPDNSEYAPSIQSFWGEPAG; encoded by the coding sequence ATGTCAGAATTTGGTGGATTAGACCGGCTGCGTTCTGCTTTAAATAGTGTGGTGTTTCGGTATTCGACTGTGGCCCAGAAGTTGGGGTTGCCATTGCCTAAAGGGTGGTTAATGGTGGGGCCGCCGGGTACTGGTAAAACTTTTGCTGCTGGTGTTTGTGCTGCAAAATTGAAAGTTCCGTTGGTAATTGTTGATGTTGGGGCTATGGTGGCCGGTGGCGTCGTCTATGTTGAGGAGTTACTGCGCCGCGTTGAAGCTTTAGGCCGGTCTGTTCTCTATTTTGATGAGTTTGATAAATTATTTTCCGCCAACAGTGGGGATTTGACGGGGGAAGCTGCTACCAGTATTCAGATTTTGGGTAAGTTGTTGACCTGGTTACAGGATAAGACATCTGAAACATTTGTGATTGCGACTCTCAACCGGCTTGCTGCCTTGCCTCCTGAACTTACTCGTAAAGGCCGGTTTGATGATATTTTTTATGTTGGGTTTCCTCAAGCAATTGAACGCAAGCAAATTATTGAATTACACGCTGCCCGTTTTGATCGCCGGTTTAAAAACTCCTCCCCGTTATCCGACAAGGAATGGAAGATTTTGCTTAACCGTACCCTCAATTTTGTTGGTGCTGAATTGGCCGGTATGGTTGAAGCTGCGGCTACTAGGAAAAGTGAAAAGGTTTTTAATTTGTTGGCTCAGTTGCAGCTTCAACCATCACCTGAATTAATGACTGAGTTGGAAGGATCTGTTTCAGAAGATGTGTTTTTAGATATTCAACGGGCCTTGAAGGAATCAAGAGAGGTTCTTTCAACACTACTATTACTTCAAGGCTGTTTGAAGTTGAACCTACAAGATTTCCTCCATGAGCGTGAATTAATTACCCCACTATTTGTAAGAGATACAGATAGGATTTTAGCAATGGAAAACTCAGCCCGTTATGTGGCACAACCGGCCTCTTCTCCTGATAATTCAGAATATGCTCCATCTATCCAAAGCTTTTGGGGTGAGCCGGCTGGTTGA
- a CDS encoding site-specific integrase has product MTHNLNWVANLLSNGQCDHLTLDWAKLRYEHTAALRSVLAETHPPTTGNLKLTAVKQVLKCARKLKLITIDDYEDAVSVPPLTGNTPPRGRLLQPEEIGALIRVCVESKTPSGMRDAAAIACLCAGLRRSEVVALNLKDYNAENGCLLVVEGKGKKTRQAYLPPGGTKLIEDWLGVRGRKAGPLLYRCVGKAIQTERITADALALRLIERGAAAGLGTFSAHDFRRTFISNLLDKGADMVTVQKLAGHADPATTAKYDRRGEEVKRKAVELLDGFGLNPEL; this is encoded by the coding sequence ATGACACACAATTTGAATTGGGTGGCCAATTTACTGAGTAATGGCCAATGTGATCACCTGACTTTGGATTGGGCAAAACTAAGATATGAACACACCGCTGCGCTACGTTCAGTTTTGGCAGAAACACATCCACCAACAACAGGCAACCTAAAGCTGACAGCGGTTAAGCAAGTTCTTAAATGTGCTCGCAAACTGAAGCTGATAACCATTGATGATTATGAAGATGCGGTGAGTGTGCCTCCCCTGACAGGAAATACACCACCAAGGGGCCGACTTTTACAACCAGAAGAAATAGGAGCGCTGATCCGGGTATGTGTAGAATCTAAAACGCCATCCGGGATGAGAGATGCAGCGGCGATTGCCTGTTTATGTGCAGGATTAAGGCGATCTGAAGTAGTAGCACTGAATTTAAAAGATTATAATGCAGAGAACGGCTGTCTATTGGTAGTAGAAGGAAAAGGGAAAAAGACTCGTCAGGCATATTTACCACCGGGGGGCACTAAATTAATTGAAGATTGGTTAGGGGTAAGAGGACGTAAAGCAGGCCCATTGCTTTACCGATGTGTTGGGAAGGCCATTCAAACGGAACGCATAACTGCTGATGCCCTAGCGTTAAGGTTGATAGAAAGGGGGGCAGCAGCCGGCCTCGGTACTTTTTCTGCCCATGATTTTCGCCGTACATTTATTAGTAATCTGTTGGATAAGGGGGCGGATATGGTGACAGTGCAAAAGTTGGCCGGTCATGCAGACCCGGCGACTACGGCTAAATATGACCGGCGCGGTGAAGAAGTAAAACGCAAAGCGGTCGAATTGTTAGATGGGTTCGGTTTAAATCCTGAATTATAG